A section of the Quatrionicoccus australiensis genome encodes:
- a CDS encoding protein-methionine-sulfoxide reductase heme-binding subunit MsrQ has product MNRPPDTRLLAVIKSSLFLICLLPFVRLLWLSQHSFGMAEDPVELVQQTTGSWTFNFLLLTLCISPLRAITQQHWLLRLRRMFGLFTFFYASLHLPAFIGFEHDFAVDQIARGIFKHPFVSVGFAAFLLLIPLAATSNQWAIRALGGRKWQELHRNIYLVGILACVHYLWLSKQSEMIWPLLYTGALAALLAWRIRERRRKAIPVTPQDTAKPLRFFKQRPE; this is encoded by the coding sequence ATGAACCGGCCTCCCGACACCCGCCTGCTTGCTGTGATCAAAAGCAGCCTTTTCCTGATCTGCCTGCTGCCTTTCGTGCGCTTGCTATGGCTGAGCCAGCACAGCTTCGGCATGGCGGAAGATCCCGTTGAGCTGGTACAGCAAACGACCGGCAGCTGGACTTTCAACTTCCTGCTGCTAACGCTGTGCATCTCGCCACTGCGCGCCATCACGCAACAGCACTGGCTGCTGCGCCTGCGCCGCATGTTCGGGCTATTCACTTTCTTTTACGCCAGCTTGCACCTGCCCGCCTTCATTGGCTTCGAGCATGATTTTGCGGTCGACCAGATTGCGCGCGGCATTTTCAAGCATCCTTTCGTCAGCGTCGGCTTCGCCGCTTTCCTGCTGCTGATTCCGCTTGCCGCGACCTCGAACCAGTGGGCGATTCGCGCACTGGGCGGGCGAAAGTGGCAGGAGTTGCACCGCAACATCTATCTGGTCGGGATTCTCGCCTGTGTACATTATTTATGGCTGAGCAAGCAGAGTGAAATGATCTGGCCGCTGCTCTATACCGGGGCCCTTGCCGCCCTGCTTGCCTGGCGCATCCGCGAGCGGCGCCGCAAGGCGATTCCGGTCACGCCTCAGGACACAGCCAAACCGCTGCGCTTCTTCAAGCAACGTCCGGAATAA
- the yihA gene encoding ribosome biogenesis GTP-binding protein YihA/YsxC, with protein MPLFQQAVFLTTVANLRDLPQDSIREVAFAGRSNAGKSSAINTLAGRVRLAYVSKTPGRTQHLNYFTLADGKYFVDLPGYGYAKAPEAIRSQWEGLIGPYLSKRDQLAGLVVIMDIRRPMTDLDLKLIDWFRPTGRPIHILLSKADKLSRQEQTKALRSVTAEVATWGDAELYSVQLFSSLKKAGVEACEGVLAGWLDIEIKPKEMKPKEIKPKENKRPPDKGGPGAKKP; from the coding sequence ATGCCTCTGTTCCAACAGGCCGTTTTTCTTACTACCGTCGCCAATCTGCGTGATCTGCCGCAGGATTCCATCCGCGAAGTTGCTTTCGCGGGGCGTTCCAATGCCGGCAAATCTTCCGCCATCAACACGCTGGCCGGGCGGGTGCGTCTCGCCTACGTCAGCAAGACGCCGGGCCGGACGCAGCATCTCAATTATTTCACGCTGGCCGACGGCAAGTATTTCGTCGACTTGCCCGGCTATGGCTATGCCAAGGCGCCGGAGGCGATCCGCTCGCAGTGGGAAGGCCTGATTGGCCCCTATCTCAGCAAGCGCGACCAGCTGGCCGGGCTGGTGGTGATCATGGACATCCGCCGGCCGATGACCGATCTCGATCTGAAACTGATCGACTGGTTCCGGCCGACCGGGCGGCCGATCCACATCCTGCTCTCGAAGGCCGACAAGCTGAGCCGGCAGGAGCAGACCAAGGCTCTGCGCTCCGTGACGGCGGAAGTGGCGACCTGGGGCGATGCCGAACTGTATTCGGTGCAGTTGTTTTCCAGCCTCAAGAAGGCGGGTGTCGAGGCGTGCGAAGGCGTCCTCGCCGGCTGGCTTGACATTGAAATCAAGCCCAAGGAAATGAAGCCGAAGGAAATCAAACCCAAGGAAAACAAAAGGCCCCCGGATAAGGGGGGTCCGGGGGCCAAAAAGCCTTAA
- a CDS encoding ComF family protein codes for MSILTQPHSLRQLAGQFLADLLPTSCLLCGADSGKHLLCPACADDLPLLPAALCPQCSLPTTFGERCGACLHEPPHFDATCAFFRYDFPVDRIVHALKYGHQLAVAEWLGDTLAARLAGLTLELIVPLPLHPQRLAERGFNQAVEIATHLEKHLKIPVDRYSLQRTRATPAQAELPLKERHKNVRGAFECRSDFSGRHLLLLDDVMTSGATANECARILKLHGAASVTVAVAARALKHSARHS; via the coding sequence ATGTCAATTTTAACCCAGCCCCATTCGCTGCGACAGCTTGCCGGCCAGTTCCTCGCTGACCTGCTCCCGACCAGCTGCCTGCTATGCGGCGCCGACAGCGGCAAGCACCTGCTCTGCCCGGCCTGCGCCGACGATCTGCCGCTGCTGCCGGCGGCGCTCTGCCCGCAATGCAGCCTGCCGACCACATTTGGCGAGCGCTGCGGCGCCTGCCTGCACGAGCCGCCGCACTTCGATGCCACATGCGCCTTTTTTCGCTATGATTTTCCGGTCGACCGTATCGTGCACGCGCTCAAGTACGGACACCAGCTGGCCGTCGCCGAGTGGCTGGGCGACACGCTGGCGGCGCGCCTGGCCGGGCTAACACTCGAACTGATCGTTCCCCTGCCCTTGCATCCACAGCGCCTGGCCGAACGCGGCTTCAACCAGGCGGTGGAAATCGCCACACACCTGGAAAAACACCTGAAAATACCGGTCGACCGCTACAGCCTGCAGCGTACGCGCGCCACGCCGGCGCAGGCCGAATTGCCGCTCAAGGAACGCCACAAAAATGTGCGCGGCGCCTTCGAATGCCGCAGCGATTTCAGCGGCAGGCACCTCCTGCTGCTCGACGACGTAATGACCAGCGGCGCCACCGCCAACGAATGTGCCCGCATCCTCAAGCTGCATGGCGCGGCGAGCGTCACCGTGGCCGTCGCGGCGCGCGCCCTGAAACATTCGGCGCGCCATTCGTGA
- a CDS encoding NAD(P)H-dependent glycerol-3-phosphate dehydrogenase, translated as MKITLLGAGAWGTALAIAFAGKHDVTLWSREEDVAVDLLKNRENRRFFPGHKLPPSVAVSIDFADAVSRADLLVIATPIAGLRPTVELLRAMVSTQPILWVCKGFEAGSGKLPHQVVMEVLGENVVCGALSGPSFAEEVASGQPTAVALAANNPAFAREAARQLHTTRLRIYANDDLVGVEVGGAVKNVLAIATGACDGLGLGLNTRAALITRGLAEIARLGLALGAQRDTFMGLAGMGDLILTCTGDLSRNRRVGLALAENKSLPQILEELGHVAEGVYTAREVDQLARKLGVDMPISAAVAAVLDGRLTAAQAVEQLMARDPKEELA; from the coding sequence ATGAAAATAACGTTGTTGGGCGCCGGCGCCTGGGGTACCGCGCTGGCCATTGCCTTTGCCGGCAAGCACGATGTGACGCTCTGGTCGCGCGAGGAAGACGTAGCGGTCGACCTGTTGAAAAACCGGGAAAACCGGCGTTTCTTCCCCGGCCACAAATTGCCGCCGTCAGTGGCGGTCTCGATCGACTTTGCCGATGCTGTCAGCCGTGCCGATCTGCTGGTCATCGCGACGCCGATTGCCGGCTTGCGGCCAACCGTCGAATTGTTACGTGCGATGGTTTCGACGCAGCCCATTCTCTGGGTGTGCAAGGGCTTTGAAGCGGGTAGCGGCAAGCTGCCGCATCAGGTGGTGATGGAAGTGCTCGGCGAGAACGTGGTCTGCGGCGCCTTGTCCGGGCCGAGTTTCGCCGAGGAAGTCGCGAGCGGTCAGCCGACCGCCGTGGCGCTGGCGGCCAATAATCCGGCCTTTGCCCGCGAAGCGGCGCGCCAGTTGCACACCACGCGCCTGCGCATCTACGCCAACGACGATCTGGTTGGCGTCGAAGTCGGCGGTGCCGTCAAGAACGTCCTGGCGATTGCGACCGGCGCCTGCGATGGTCTTGGTCTGGGCTTGAATACCCGGGCGGCGCTGATCACCCGCGGCCTGGCCGAAATTGCCCGTCTGGGCCTGGCACTGGGTGCCCAGCGCGACACCTTCATGGGCCTGGCCGGCATGGGCGACCTGATCCTGACCTGTACCGGTGATCTTTCGCGCAATCGGCGGGTCGGTCTGGCGCTCGCCGAAAACAAGTCCTTGCCGCAGATTCTCGAAGAACTCGGGCACGTCGCCGAAGGCGTCTATACCGCCCGCGAAGTCGATCAGTTGGCGCGCAAGCTGGGTGTCGATATGCCGATCAGTGCTGCGGTTGCTGCCGTCCTGGATGGCCGTCTGACGGCGGCGCAGGCGGTCGAGCAGTTGATGGCGCGCGATCCGAAGGAAGAGCTCGCTTAA
- the ahpF gene encoding alkyl hydroperoxide reductase subunit F: protein MLDSNIKAQLKAYLEKLQRPIELVASLDASPAAQEMRGLLSDIAELSTKVSLREDGNATLRPSFAIGQPGETPRITFAGLPMGHEFTSLVLALLQTGGHPPKVDTAVIEQIKALPGNFRFETFISLSCHNCPDVVQALNLMAVLNPGVTSTMIDGALFQDEVERRKIMAVPTVFLNGEEFGAGRMSVEEIIAKLDTGAAARDAEKIAAKEAFDVLVIGGGPAGASAAIYAARKGIRTGLLAERFGGQVMDTVGIENFISVKATEGPKLVAGLEEHVKEYPVDVMNLQRASQLIPGELIEIKLENGASVKSKSVILATGARWREMNVPGEQEYRGKGVAYCPHCDGPLFKGKRVAVIGGGNSGVEAAIDLAGIVGHVTLLEFDGQLRADAVLQKKLHSLPNVTVITKALSTEVTGNGEKVNGLVYKDRDTDEVKRIELEGIFVQIGLLPNTDWLKGTVNLSNRGEIEIDAKGQTSVPGVFAAGDCTTVPYKQIIIAMGAGATASLSAFDHLIRTSAPA, encoded by the coding sequence ATGCTCGACAGCAACATCAAGGCCCAGCTCAAGGCCTATCTTGAGAAACTGCAACGCCCGATCGAACTCGTCGCCTCGCTCGACGCCAGTCCGGCCGCCCAGGAAATGCGCGGCCTGCTCAGCGACATCGCCGAACTCTCCACCAAGGTCAGCCTGCGCGAAGATGGCAACGCCACCTTGCGCCCGTCCTTCGCCATCGGCCAACCCGGCGAGACGCCGCGCATCACCTTTGCCGGCCTGCCCATGGGCCACGAATTCACCTCGCTGGTCCTTGCCCTGCTCCAGACCGGCGGCCATCCACCCAAGGTCGACACCGCCGTGATCGAACAGATCAAGGCCCTGCCCGGCAATTTCCGCTTCGAGACCTTCATTTCGCTGTCCTGCCACAACTGCCCGGACGTCGTGCAGGCGCTCAATCTGATGGCCGTGCTCAACCCCGGCGTGACGAGCACGATGATCGACGGCGCGCTGTTCCAGGACGAAGTCGAACGGCGCAAGATCATGGCGGTGCCGACCGTCTTCCTCAACGGCGAGGAATTCGGTGCCGGGCGCATGAGCGTCGAGGAAATCATCGCCAAACTCGACACCGGCGCCGCGGCGCGTGACGCCGAAAAGATCGCCGCCAAGGAAGCCTTCGACGTGCTGGTCATCGGCGGCGGCCCGGCCGGTGCCTCGGCGGCCATTTACGCAGCCCGCAAGGGCATCCGCACCGGTCTGCTCGCCGAGCGTTTCGGCGGCCAGGTGATGGACACCGTCGGCATCGAGAACTTCATCTCGGTGAAAGCCACCGAAGGCCCGAAACTGGTCGCCGGCCTTGAGGAACACGTCAAGGAATATCCGGTCGACGTGATGAACCTGCAGCGCGCCAGCCAGCTGATCCCCGGTGAGCTCATCGAGATCAAGCTGGAAAACGGCGCCTCGGTGAAGAGCAAATCGGTGATTCTCGCCACCGGCGCCCGCTGGCGCGAAATGAACGTGCCCGGCGAGCAGGAGTACCGCGGCAAAGGCGTTGCCTACTGCCCGCACTGCGACGGTCCGCTGTTCAAGGGCAAGCGCGTCGCGGTGATCGGCGGCGGCAATTCCGGCGTCGAGGCGGCGATCGACCTGGCCGGCATCGTCGGTCATGTCACGCTGCTCGAGTTTGACGGTCAACTGCGCGCCGATGCCGTTTTGCAGAAAAAACTGCACAGCCTGCCCAATGTCACGGTGATCACCAAGGCACTATCGACCGAAGTCACCGGCAACGGCGAGAAGGTGAATGGCCTGGTCTACAAGGATCGCGACACCGATGAGGTGAAGCGCATCGAGCTCGAAGGCATCTTCGTGCAGATCGGCCTGCTGCCCAACACCGACTGGCTCAAGGGCACGGTCAACCTGTCGAATCGCGGCGAAATCGAGATCGATGCCAAGGGCCAGACTTCCGTACCCGGCGTCTTCGCGGCCGGCGACTGCACGACCGTGCCTTACAAGCAGATCATCATTGCCATGGGCGCCGGCGCCACCGCCTCGTTGAGCGCCTTCGACCACCTGATCCGGACTTCAGCCCCGGCCTGA
- the bioB gene encoding biotin synthase BioB, giving the protein MQQASSLAAVPAVSPTEAVRPWALAEVLALYDLPLIDLVWRAQGVHRENFDPNAIQRSTLLSVKTGGCSEDCSYCSQSARYDTDTERERLMPLDQVIAAAQAAKAKGASRFCMGAAWKGPKDNDLDRVLDMVREVKALGMQTCVTLGMLKEGQAEKLKDAGLDYYNHNLDTDKEFYGQVIKTHTQDDRLDTLDQVRDAGINVCSGGIIGMGESRKNRAALIVQLANMPQPPESVPINNLVPIPGTPMADTARLDPFEFVRTIAAARITMPKSWVRLSAGRQEMSDELQALCFLAGANSMFYGDFLLTTGNPDADRDDALFARLGIKAI; this is encoded by the coding sequence ATGCAACAAGCTAGCTCCCTCGCCGCCGTTCCTGCCGTTTCACCGACTGAAGCCGTTCGTCCCTGGGCGCTCGCCGAGGTGCTCGCATTGTATGACCTGCCGTTGATTGACCTGGTCTGGCGCGCCCAAGGCGTGCATCGCGAGAACTTCGACCCGAACGCCATTCAACGCTCGACGCTGCTTTCGGTCAAGACCGGCGGTTGCTCTGAGGATTGCAGCTACTGCTCGCAGTCGGCCCGCTACGATACCGACACCGAGCGCGAGCGCCTGATGCCGCTCGACCAGGTGATCGCTGCCGCACAGGCCGCCAAGGCCAAGGGCGCTTCGCGCTTCTGCATGGGTGCCGCCTGGAAGGGGCCGAAAGACAACGATCTCGATCGCGTGCTCGACATGGTGCGCGAAGTGAAGGCGCTCGGCATGCAGACCTGCGTGACGCTCGGCATGCTCAAGGAAGGCCAGGCCGAAAAGCTGAAGGATGCCGGCCTCGACTACTACAACCACAATCTCGATACCGACAAGGAATTCTACGGTCAGGTCATCAAGACGCACACCCAGGACGACCGTCTCGACACGCTCGACCAGGTGCGCGACGCCGGCATCAATGTCTGCTCGGGCGGCATCATCGGCATGGGCGAGTCGCGCAAGAACCGCGCCGCGCTGATCGTTCAGCTCGCCAACATGCCGCAGCCGCCGGAATCCGTGCCGATCAACAATCTCGTGCCGATTCCCGGTACGCCGATGGCCGACACCGCGCGTCTCGATCCCTTCGAGTTCGTGCGCACCATCGCCGCCGCCCGCATCACCATGCCGAAATCCTGGGTCCGTCTGTCGGCCGGTCGTCAGGAAATGAGTGACGAGCTGCAGGCCCTGTGCTTCCTGGCCGGTGCCAACTCGATGTTCTACGGTGACTTCCTGCTCACCACCGGCAACCCGGACGCCGACCGCGACGACGCCTTGTTCGCCCGTCTCGGCATCAAGGCGATTTGA
- a CDS encoding c-type cytochrome, translating into MIRTAALAILFATSLIANASEQAKVKADPAKGKVIAETVCVACHGADGNSAVSANPILAGQVPEYLAKQLHNFKSVDGKPAVRNNAIMAGMAAAVPDEEIANVAAWFASQKIKPAAAKDEKLIALGQKIWRQGDFKKGVPACAGCHGPSGAGLPAQYPRLAGQYQEYTEAQLKAFRSEERANDPEKMMRTIAAKLSDPEMKAVAEYIAGLR; encoded by the coding sequence ATGATTCGTACCGCGGCACTGGCAATCCTTTTTGCCACCAGTTTGATCGCCAATGCATCCGAACAAGCCAAGGTCAAGGCTGATCCCGCCAAGGGCAAAGTCATCGCCGAAACCGTCTGTGTCGCCTGCCATGGTGCCGACGGCAACAGCGCCGTGTCTGCCAACCCGATTCTGGCTGGTCAGGTTCCGGAATACCTTGCCAAGCAACTGCACAATTTCAAGTCGGTAGACGGCAAGCCCGCTGTCCGCAACAACGCCATCATGGCCGGCATGGCCGCCGCGGTGCCGGATGAAGAAATCGCCAACGTTGCCGCCTGGTTTGCCAGCCAGAAAATCAAGCCGGCTGCCGCCAAGGATGAAAAGCTGATCGCACTCGGCCAGAAGATCTGGCGCCAGGGCGACTTCAAGAAGGGCGTTCCCGCCTGTGCCGGCTGCCACGGCCCGTCTGGTGCCGGCCTGCCCGCCCAGTACCCGCGTCTGGCTGGTCAGTATCAGGAATATACCGAAGCCCAGTTGAAGGCCTTCCGCTCCGAAGAGCGCGCCAACGACCCGGAAAAGATGATGCGCACCATTGCCGCCAAGCTTTCCGACCCGGAAATGAAGGCAGTTGCCGAGTACATCGCCGGCCTGCGCTAA
- the hemB gene encoding porphobilinogen synthase, with translation MSSTGRFPGTRMRRMRRDDFSRRLMRESVLTVDDFIYPVFVLEGEGRVEKVGSMPGVERQSLDVLLKTAERAVKLGIPAIALFPVVDASRKSLGAEEAFNPDGLVPTVVSALKREFPELGVITDGALDPYTTHGQDGLIDASGYVLNDETVAVLQKQALCHAAAGVDVVAPSDMMDGRIGSIRAALDGGGFIHTRILAYSAKYASAFYGPFRDAVGSAANLGKGNKYSYQMDPANSDEALKEVALDLDEGADMVMVKPGMPYLDIVRRVKDEFGVPTYAYQVSGEYAMLKAAALNGWLDEKAVVLESLLAFKRAGADGILTYFALDAAEYLKG, from the coding sequence ATGAGTTCTACCGGACGTTTTCCAGGGACGCGCATGCGCCGGATGCGGCGTGACGATTTTTCGCGGCGCCTGATGCGCGAGTCGGTCCTGACGGTCGACGACTTCATTTACCCCGTTTTCGTCCTTGAGGGCGAAGGCCGGGTCGAGAAGGTCGGTTCGATGCCCGGCGTCGAGCGCCAGTCGCTCGATGTCCTGCTCAAGACCGCCGAGCGCGCCGTCAAGCTGGGTATTCCGGCAATCGCGCTGTTTCCGGTGGTCGATGCATCGCGGAAATCGCTGGGTGCCGAAGAGGCATTCAATCCGGACGGCCTGGTGCCGACCGTGGTCAGCGCCCTGAAGCGCGAATTTCCCGAACTGGGCGTGATTACCGATGGGGCGCTCGATCCCTACACGACGCATGGCCAGGACGGCTTGATCGACGCCAGTGGCTACGTGCTCAATGACGAAACAGTCGCCGTGCTGCAGAAGCAGGCGCTCTGCCATGCTGCCGCCGGGGTCGATGTGGTGGCGCCTTCCGACATGATGGATGGTCGCATTGGCAGCATTCGGGCGGCGCTCGACGGCGGCGGGTTCATCCATACGCGCATCCTCGCCTATTCGGCCAAGTACGCTTCCGCCTTCTATGGGCCGTTCCGCGATGCCGTGGGTTCGGCGGCCAATCTGGGCAAGGGCAACAAGTATTCCTACCAGATGGATCCGGCCAATTCGGATGAGGCGCTGAAAGAAGTGGCGCTCGATCTCGATGAAGGTGCCGACATGGTCATGGTCAAGCCCGGCATGCCGTATCTGGACATCGTGCGCCGGGTCAAGGACGAGTTCGGCGTGCCGACCTATGCCTACCAGGTCAGCGGCGAGTACGCGATGCTCAAGGCGGCGGCGCTGAACGGCTGGCTCGACGAAAAGGCGGTTGTCCTGGAAAGCCTGCTCGCCTTCAAGCGGGCCGGTGCCGACGGCATCCTGACCTACTTTGCGCTGGATGCTGCCGAGTACCTCAAGGGCTGA
- a CDS encoding CBS domain-containing protein has protein sequence MKTLKQMLADKQHALAVVAPGDTVFHALSVMAANNVGALLVLEGEQLVGIFSERDYARKIILHGKSSKETQVREIMSDKVAYVTPGTSLDECMALMTEKHFRHLPVLNEDSSVAGIISIGDLVKETISSQQFTIAQLEHYISS, from the coding sequence ATGAAAACACTCAAGCAGATGCTGGCCGACAAGCAGCACGCACTGGCCGTCGTAGCCCCTGGCGACACGGTCTTTCATGCCCTGTCCGTGATGGCCGCAAACAATGTCGGCGCCCTGCTCGTCCTTGAGGGAGAGCAGCTGGTCGGCATATTTTCCGAACGCGATTACGCCCGCAAGATCATCCTGCATGGCAAGTCGTCAAAGGAAACCCAGGTGCGCGAAATCATGAGTGACAAGGTCGCCTATGTCACGCCCGGCACCAGCCTCGACGAATGCATGGCCCTGATGACCGAAAAGCACTTCCGCCACCTGCCGGTGCTCAATGAAGACAGCAGCGTCGCAGGCATCATCTCGATCGGCGACCTGGTCAAGGAAACCATCAGCTCGCAGCAATTCACCATTGCCCAGCTCGAACATTACATTTCCAGCTGA
- the ahpC gene encoding alkyl hydroperoxide reductase subunit C, with protein MSNINTEIKPFKATAFHAGKFVPVSDADLKGKWSIVFFYPADFTFVCPTELGDMADVYPEFQKLGVEVYSVSTDTHFTHKAWHDTSDTIKKITYPMIGDPTGVITRNFGVMIEEEGLALRGTFVINPEGVIKVAEIHDLGIGRDASELLRKVKAAQYVASHPGEVCPAKWQEGDATLAPSLDLVGKI; from the coding sequence ATGTCGAACATCAACACCGAAATCAAACCCTTCAAGGCCACCGCTTTCCACGCTGGCAAATTCGTCCCGGTCAGCGACGCCGACCTCAAGGGCAAATGGTCCATCGTCTTCTTCTACCCTGCCGACTTCACCTTCGTCTGCCCGACCGAACTGGGCGACATGGCTGACGTCTATCCGGAATTCCAGAAGCTGGGCGTCGAAGTGTACTCCGTCTCGACCGACACGCACTTCACCCACAAAGCCTGGCACGACACCTCGGACACCATCAAGAAGATCACCTACCCGATGATCGGCGACCCGACCGGCGTCATCACCCGCAACTTCGGCGTGATGATCGAGGAAGAAGGCCTGGCGCTGCGCGGCACCTTCGTGATCAATCCGGAAGGCGTCATCAAGGTTGCCGAGATTCACGACCTGGGCATCGGCCGTGATGCATCCGAGCTGCTGCGCAAGGTCAAGGCAGCCCAGTACGTTGCCTCCCATCCGGGTGAAGTGTGCCCGGCCAAGTGGCAGGAAGGCGACGCCACCCTGGCCCCGTCGCTCGACCTGGTCGGCAAGATCTAA
- a CDS encoding methyltransferase domain-containing protein encodes MSAAFVDRQQVGRRFSRAAASYPQGDFFAREVDRRMQERLDYVKLEPGRILDLGCSRGGSFAGLTARYPQAELLGLDLAPAMLTQDQAPAGWLRRLGLGKSAGPQRLAADAAKLPLKTRSTALIWSNLLLHWLDDPLPVLAEAHRILEVGGLLMFSTLGPDSLKELRTAFADGYAHTQRFIDMHDLGDMLVGCGFADPVMDMEVITLTYADLDAMFADLRAAGSGCAMVARRHGLSGRRAWEAARAAYEEQRRDGKLPATFEVVYGHAWKAEAKQTADGRAIVRFDTPRQK; translated from the coding sequence TTGAGCGCTGCCTTCGTCGACCGGCAGCAGGTCGGTCGACGTTTCTCGCGTGCCGCCGCCAGCTATCCGCAGGGCGATTTTTTCGCCCGCGAGGTCGATCGGCGGATGCAGGAGCGGCTGGATTACGTCAAGCTGGAGCCGGGCCGCATTCTTGATCTCGGCTGCAGCCGCGGCGGCAGTTTCGCCGGCCTGACGGCACGCTACCCGCAGGCCGAACTGCTCGGCCTTGATCTGGCGCCGGCGATGCTGACGCAGGATCAGGCGCCGGCCGGCTGGTTGCGCCGGCTCGGTCTCGGCAAATCGGCCGGGCCGCAACGCCTGGCTGCCGATGCGGCGAAATTGCCCCTGAAAACACGGTCGACCGCCCTGATCTGGTCGAATCTGCTGCTGCACTGGCTGGATGATCCCTTGCCGGTCCTGGCCGAGGCGCATCGCATCCTCGAAGTCGGTGGCCTGCTGATGTTCTCGACGCTCGGTCCGGATTCGCTCAAGGAACTGCGTACGGCCTTTGCCGATGGCTATGCCCACACCCAGCGTTTCATCGACATGCACGACCTGGGCGACATGCTGGTCGGTTGTGGTTTCGCCGATCCGGTCATGGACATGGAAGTCATCACCCTGACTTACGCTGACCTTGATGCGATGTTTGCCGATCTGCGCGCTGCCGGTTCCGGTTGCGCCATGGTCGCACGTCGGCACGGGCTGAGCGGGCGCCGGGCCTGGGAAGCGGCGCGCGCCGCTTACGAAGAGCAGCGCCGCGACGGCAAGTTGCCGGCGACTTTTGAAGTGGTCTACGGTCATGCCTGGAAGGCCGAAGCAAAACAGACTGCCGACGGGCGCGCCATCGTCCGTTTCGATACGCCGCGCCAGAAATAG
- a CDS encoding transglutaminase-like domain-containing protein — protein sequence MVRLRFSISLNYEILDRPADFIFNIQAAHTDCQTVLNESLLVSQAVPTTIHYDPVLRHRLLRLRAEPGLLGISYQAEVNIRHHQEAPEKIRELPIAELPTEVLPYLYPSRYCESDKLTLIANQEFGHLPTGYQRVEHIRRWVNQRTRFAPGSTNFNTSAVDTLHQRAGVCRDFAHLMIALCRALNIPARFSSGLDYGADPALGPTDFHAYVEVFLDGRWYIFDPSGTAMPMGFVRIGTGRDAADISFATIFGAIKSEVPLLNIEAIEDPARQLIQPFHCQDGLSTDAPNR from the coding sequence ATGGTTCGCCTCCGCTTCTCGATCAGCCTCAATTACGAAATCCTCGACCGCCCCGCCGATTTCATCTTCAACATCCAGGCCGCCCACACCGACTGCCAGACCGTCCTCAACGAATCGCTGCTGGTCAGCCAGGCCGTACCGACGACGATCCATTACGACCCCGTCCTGCGCCACCGCCTGCTGCGCCTGCGCGCCGAACCCGGCCTGCTCGGCATCAGCTACCAGGCCGAAGTCAATATCAGGCATCACCAGGAGGCACCGGAAAAAATCCGCGAACTGCCGATAGCCGAGTTGCCGACCGAAGTCCTGCCCTACCTCTACCCGAGCCGCTATTGCGAGTCGGACAAGCTGACTTTAATCGCCAACCAGGAATTCGGCCACCTGCCGACCGGCTACCAGCGCGTCGAACATATCCGGCGCTGGGTCAACCAGCGCACCCGCTTTGCACCGGGCAGCACCAATTTCAACACCTCGGCGGTCGATACGCTGCACCAGCGTGCCGGCGTCTGCCGCGACTTCGCCCACCTGATGATCGCCCTGTGCCGGGCCCTCAACATCCCGGCCCGCTTTTCTTCCGGCCTCGATTACGGCGCCGACCCGGCACTCGGACCGACCGACTTCCATGCCTACGTTGAAGTCTTCCTCGACGGCCGCTGGTACATCTTCGACCCGTCCGGCACGGCGATGCCGATGGGCTTCGTGCGTATCGGCACCGGGCGCGATGCGGCCGACATTTCCTTTGCCACCATCTTTGGCGCCATCAAGTCGGAGGTGCCGCTGCTCAATATCGAAGCCATCGAAGATCCGGCACGTCAGCTGATCCAGCCCTTTCACTGCCAGGACGGGCTGTCCACCGACGCACCTAATCGCTGA
- a CDS encoding tRNA (cytidine(34)-2'-O)-methyltransferase: protein MFAVVLYQPEIPPNTGNIIRLCANTGAELHLVEPLGFDITDKHLRRAGLDYHEYARVVRHPDWAACKAALAGRRLLAMTTKGSSNLFAQALQKDDVFVFGRETSGLPPEVLAEFAPEARLRLPMQAGQRSLNLSNAAAVTVFEAWRQAGFAASF from the coding sequence GTGTTCGCCGTCGTCCTCTACCAGCCCGAAATCCCGCCCAACACGGGCAATATCATCCGCCTGTGCGCCAATACCGGCGCCGAACTGCACCTGGTCGAGCCGCTCGGCTTCGACATCACCGACAAGCATCTGCGCCGGGCTGGCCTCGATTATCACGAATACGCGCGCGTCGTCCGCCACCCGGACTGGGCGGCGTGCAAGGCCGCACTGGCCGGACGCCGCCTGCTGGCGATGACGACCAAGGGCAGCAGCAACCTGTTTGCGCAGGCTCTGCAAAAGGATGATGTGTTTGTATTTGGTCGTGAAACCAGCGGCCTGCCGCCGGAAGTGCTCGCCGAATTCGCGCCGGAAGCGCGTCTGCGCCTGCCCATGCAGGCCGGCCAGCGCAGCCTCAATCTGTCGAATGCGGCGGCGGTGACCGTGTTCGAAGCCTGGCGCCAGGCCGGCTTCGCAGCCTCGTTTTAA